One Onthophagus taurus isolate NC chromosome 11, IU_Otau_3.0, whole genome shotgun sequence genomic window carries:
- the LOC111416679 gene encoding uncharacterized protein encodes MARYQHYQRRYKGYSDLRNFLDDKHQRGEEPNSAPCDPPSLLRDPLRGDNLQNYNRLPRNDIYRGRGRFQRRPNYNANYTRPRGYNNNPRGYNTSRGHPSRLPTNPTNIKIEFSTESGERKYQIEPENDISDKFNAGDRGRGGTNYRNRYGGYRHGRGHRGYYYRRSKNDQKINSGNSQNTPQEVDNKKVADEENWDVPVHVEEQNQKELDLKEDVINKLEEYHDDRDDTLYVEGEYLDEDEYYEEDEVQENVIEVQSELEEKEKIEDTKSEEKVEEKTDEEKLRLESESNKNNDDKNDVKTNSKDDLIVTEALKESKCDTKDAKRSQDESKDSKHDCKSPDVSENKKEIESNKN; translated from the exons ATGGCTAGATATCAACATTATCAAAGACGATATAAAGGTTACAGCgatttaagaaatttcttgGATGATAAACACCAAAGAGGGGAAGAACCTAATTCTGCTCCATGTGATCCTCCTTCATTGCTTCGAGACCCACTACGTGGTGACAATCTGCAAAATTATAATAGA CTTCCTAGAAATGATATTTATCGCGGTCGAGGACGTTTTCAAAGACGCCCCAATTACAATGCAAATTATACAAGACCCAGAGGGTATAATAATAACCCAAGGGGTTATAATACCTCAAGGGGTCATCCATCGAGATTACCCACAAATCCCACGAatataaaaatcgaattttcaaCTGAATCAGGAGAACgaaaatatcaaattgaaCCAGAAAATGATATTTCTGATAAATTTAACGCTGGGGATCGGGGAAGAGGAGGTACTAACTACAGGAATAGATATGGGGGGTATCGCCACGGACGAGGGCATCGTGGGTATTATTATAGAAGATCAAAAAATgaccaaaaaattaattctggaAATTCCCAAAATACCCCACAAGaggttgataataaaaaagtggCAGATGAGGAAAATTGGGATGTTCCTGTACATGTAGAAGAACagaatcaaaaagaattagatttaaaagaagatgttataaataaacttgaaGAGTATCATGACGATAGAGATGACACTCTTTATGTTGAAGGAGAATATTTAGATGAAGATGAATATTATGAAGAGGATGAAGTACAAGAAAACGTTATTGAAGTGCAATCTGAActagaagaaaaggaaaaaattgaaGATACTAAATCAGAGGAAAAAGTGGAAGAAAAAACTGATGAAGAGAAACTACGCTTGGAAAGTGaaagtaacaaaaataatgatgATAAAAATGATGTTAAAACTAATTCAAAAGATGATTTGATTGTTACGGAAGCCTTAAAAGAATCAAAATGTGATACTAAAGATGCAAAAAGATCACAAGATGAATCCAAAGATTCAAAACATGATTGTAAAAGTCCAGAtgtaagtgaaaataaaaaagaaattgaatccAACAAGAATTAA